A single genomic interval of Shewanella halotolerans harbors:
- a CDS encoding PilW family protein, which yields MRLQTNKGFTLVEMVTVIIILGILVVGVSSFVILGTRIFVESSSVDQVLSQSRFVIERMTRELRNALPNSIRVASSSDAQCIEFMPITASASYINLPIAPDSAADSGSVMLPAQGINLAHKMVIYPLSPAQLYQDSPSTTQGRIFDVKQMSGNQIEFNNALRFDEASPQKRYFMVNGAVSYCFLSSGDIRRYDGYGVQTTQPTPAQMGTGALMGQHVVNNLGSEEPIHYTPGTLVNNAVVQLSPRFEVNGQTFQYQHQVQVINVP from the coding sequence ATGCGGCTGCAAACTAACAAGGGCTTCACCCTGGTCGAGATGGTGACCGTTATCATCATACTCGGTATCCTGGTGGTCGGGGTGAGCAGCTTCGTGATCTTGGGTACCCGCATCTTCGTCGAATCCAGTTCTGTGGATCAGGTGCTGAGCCAGAGCCGTTTCGTGATTGAGCGTATGACGCGGGAGCTGCGTAATGCCCTGCCAAACAGCATCAGGGTGGCCAGCTCAAGCGATGCCCAGTGCATAGAGTTTATGCCTATCACTGCCAGCGCCAGCTATATCAATTTGCCCATAGCGCCAGACAGCGCCGCAGACAGCGGCAGCGTGATGCTGCCGGCGCAGGGAATTAACCTGGCTCACAAGATGGTGATCTATCCGCTTTCACCTGCTCAGCTCTACCAAGACAGTCCGTCGACCACACAGGGGCGTATCTTCGATGTTAAACAGATGAGTGGCAATCAGATCGAGTTTAACAATGCGCTGCGCTTCGATGAGGCCTCGCCTCAGAAGCGCTATTTTATGGTCAATGGCGCCGTGAGCTACTGCTTCTTAAGTAGTGGCGATATCAGGCGTTACGACGGCTACGGGGTTCAGACCACCCAGCCGACACCGGCGCAGATGGGGACGGGGGCCTTGATGGGCCAGCATGTGGTCAATAACCTCGGCAGCGAGGAACCGATTCACTACACGCCGGGCACCCTGGTTAACAATGCCGTGGTGCAGCTGTCGCCCCGTTTCGAGGTGAATGGCCAGACGTTTCAATATCAACATCAGGTGCAGGTGATCAATGTTCCCTAA
- a CDS encoding type II secretion system protein produces MNKQQGFTLVELVTSIILIAILSVVVLPRFFTASSYSAYTLRDELISELRRVQLMALNNLDRCYKVSMTATSYRADIYGADCSSLSVSGNPQSLPRQTSLSLGGLNSFTLTFDRDGRVTGSCATGCTIKVAADETLDLTIESQGYIHGR; encoded by the coding sequence ATGAATAAACAACAAGGTTTTACCCTTGTGGAGCTGGTCACTAGCATCATCTTGATTGCCATTTTATCTGTGGTGGTCTTGCCGCGCTTCTTTACCGCCTCTAGCTACAGCGCCTATACCCTGAGAGACGAACTGATTAGCGAGCTCAGGCGAGTTCAGCTAATGGCGCTGAATAATCTGGATCGTTGCTACAAGGTGAGTATGACGGCGACAAGTTATCGTGCCGACATCTATGGCGCCGACTGCAGCAGCCTGTCGGTCAGTGGCAATCCACAATCGCTGCCCCGCCAGACAAGCCTGAGTTTAGGTGGCTTGAACAGCTTCACCCTGACCTTCGACCGTGATGGCAGGGTGACCGGCAGCTGTGCTACGGGCTGCACCATCAAGGTCGCCGCCGATGAAACCTTAGACCTCACCATAGAGAGCCAGGGGTATATTCATGGACGCTAG
- a CDS encoding type II secretion system protein, whose protein sequence is MKKQNGFTLIELVVVIIILGILAVTAAPKFINLQSDARASTLEGLKASLQGANTLVYSKAAIQGQESKSAGTVILDDKGDSDTSNDVTINSVYGYLKQASADLVLALDIDTTSSQPEWTIVDSPNVTTTLTGAIIIHPGDKTPSDTSKCWVEYKQSASNGALPQYQVEKSGC, encoded by the coding sequence ATGAAGAAGCAAAACGGCTTTACACTGATCGAGCTAGTGGTTGTGATCATCATCTTAGGGATTCTGGCCGTGACCGCAGCGCCTAAGTTTATTAACTTACAGAGTGATGCGCGTGCATCGACGTTGGAAGGTTTGAAAGCCTCGTTGCAAGGCGCCAATACCTTAGTTTATTCCAAAGCTGCTATCCAAGGGCAAGAGTCGAAGTCGGCTGGCACCGTGATTTTAGATGATAAGGGTGATAGTGATACGAGTAACGATGTAACTATCAACTCAGTATATGGTTACTTAAAACAAGCATCGGCCGATTTAGTTTTAGCATTGGATATCGATACGACTTCATCTCAGCCTGAGTGGACGATAGTCGATTCTCCAAATGTAACCACGACTTTAACTGGCGCAATTATTATTCATCCAGGTGATAAAACACCATCTGATACGTCTAAATGTTGGGTTGAGTATAAGCAATCTGCATCTAACGGTGCATTACCTCAATATCAAGTAGAAAAATCAGGTTGTTAA
- the mreC gene encoding rod shape-determining protein MreC: MKPIFARGISNQFRLTLAIVLSVILLVANDRLEPVRQSISSVLSPLQYVANIPGAILDWSAESIATRNMLAKQNKQLLRQQLLMSERLQRFEHLRQENDRLRALLGSPVHMDSKKMVAEVMEVASDPFRHYVVLNHGARSGVFVGQPVVDAHGVVGQVVEISELTSRVLLISDVTHAIPVRVTRNDVRLVAQGIGELDELELRHVAKSTDLRVGDLLVSSGLGKRFPEGYPVARIMTVERDDGQSYATVTAQPLAALDRIRYLLLIWPDGNQSEQAEPVEAEADAQPQAEETP; encoded by the coding sequence ATGAAACCTATTTTTGCCCGCGGTATTTCGAATCAATTCAGGCTCACATTGGCAATTGTTTTGTCGGTGATCTTACTGGTGGCCAACGATAGGCTGGAACCGGTGCGCCAATCTATCTCCTCTGTGCTCAGCCCACTGCAATACGTGGCTAACATCCCCGGTGCCATCCTGGATTGGTCCGCCGAGAGTATCGCCACCCGTAACATGCTGGCCAAGCAGAACAAGCAGCTGCTGCGGCAACAACTCCTGATGAGCGAGCGTCTGCAGCGCTTCGAGCACCTGAGACAGGAAAACGATCGTCTGCGCGCCCTGCTGGGCTCTCCGGTACACATGGACTCCAAGAAGATGGTGGCCGAGGTGATGGAAGTGGCCAGCGATCCCTTTCGTCACTATGTGGTGCTCAACCATGGTGCCCGCAGCGGCGTCTTCGTCGGTCAGCCCGTGGTGGACGCCCATGGCGTCGTCGGCCAGGTGGTGGAGATCAGCGAGCTAACCAGCCGGGTGCTGCTGATTTCAGACGTGACCCACGCTATCCCGGTGCGGGTGACCCGTAACGATGTGCGCTTGGTGGCCCAGGGGATTGGCGAGCTCGACGAGCTCGAGCTGCGTCACGTGGCCAAGAGTACAGACCTTAGGGTTGGCGATCTCCTGGTCTCCTCGGGTCTGGGTAAACGCTTTCCCGAAGGCTACCCCGTGGCGCGCATCATGACGGTCGAGCGCGACGATGGCCAGAGCTATGCCACTGTCACGGCCCAGCCTTTGGCGGCACTGGATCGTATCCGTTACCTGCTGTTGATCTGGCCAGATGGCAATCAGAGTGAGCAAGCCGAGCCGGTCGAAGCTGAGGCCGATGCCCAACCGCAAGCGGAGGAGACGCCATGA
- a CDS encoding type II secretion system protein, with protein sequence MSNQKGFTLIELVVVIIILGILAVTAAPKFINLQSDARKSTVSGLEAAIKGADSLVHSKSLIAGNETKASTATPAPTVTIDAAGTAVALNYGHAKAVWTGSLANALDINAASSGTTAEWLYVEDSATNSIYFYPQGQTSPKAAQDAGTCYVQYVNGLTAYGAITVNTVVTGC encoded by the coding sequence ATGAGTAATCAAAAAGGTTTTACATTAATCGAGTTAGTTGTGGTCATCATCATTTTAGGCATTTTAGCTGTGACCGCGGCGCCAAAGTTTATTAACCTTCAGAGCGATGCCCGTAAATCGACAGTCTCTGGATTGGAAGCGGCAATAAAAGGAGCGGACAGCCTTGTGCATTCTAAATCCTTGATTGCAGGCAACGAAACTAAAGCAAGTACCGCAACTCCTGCGCCGACAGTCACGATAGATGCAGCGGGTACAGCAGTGGCGTTGAACTATGGTCATGCCAAGGCGGTTTGGACCGGTAGCTTGGCCAATGCGTTAGACATTAATGCCGCGTCTTCAGGTACCACTGCCGAATGGTTGTATGTTGAAGATTCGGCAACAAACAGCATCTATTTTTATCCACAGGGACAAACTAGCCCTAAAGCTGCCCAAGATGCAGGCACTTGTTATGTGCAATATGTAAATGGGTTAACTGCTTACGGAGCAATTACTGTCAATACAGTCGTTACAGGTTGTTAA
- a CDS encoding DUF6701 domain-containing protein, with the protein MSTTGKTARLYFDNLSMNNASINASGNAENLIIYVRGDLSVAGQNYINGILYVAGTVTFTGNAWIDGAIASGGSLSFGGNGGADVDLGAVDDADFGGMCDKGGVSVDHYRLEFTSDALSCAAKDILLRACVNADCSTQASVSSSVELTKNGLKYADVGFTGSAQTQVWHPDGGSVLLGLGTTAPSAPYRCYIDGALVANAQCLLDFADTGFYFDVPDSTACKTGNSFNLFAVTKDTQTQQCKPLFANQTKTISFGFDYLRPATVNNPAQLTLNSLLSPSDSIAIDGGGTQTMQVHFNAEGVASLSANYPEAGVVTLSAEHNHTVSRPAGGSETLVLTHSDSFTSAPAGFHFANVSANGRCDASDPYDTDCKVLAAAGEPFSMQVTAACWQSEDDKDFSDNSALQNFEHGGLSVVSQVVQPDTGVNGVLGRDSLAFSLSSGASAQIINDQSWSEVGTMQVTLGSDVSFEGVTIPASQSSSEVFGRFTPAYLSITGNTPEAAQSCGAFTYLDQSFGFKTGAEPNIEVAGLNAQDKVTSNYQIGDWWRYKHRDEADRNQWAERSYQDSTGLAVIGDSQAPALSGQVNYRGSPNVAELIGAQPSYRRTQTPQEPFDAKFDLVLSALDVSDEDGICYRDSASAPCRGFTFSDIGDGKAFELRYGRLVLENGYGPQSESLRLPLRSEYVSSVTAGVPTWTLNGDDNCSIFNTQNSLDAGETATSGLYRVLPSGFPDLQAYSDSGLSLRSGALVNGVGNLNFAIPNQAGEVPLKLHVEPWLKGYWNYPGNAADTLFDPRANAYFGTYRGHDKIIYWREVK; encoded by the coding sequence ATGAGCACCACGGGGAAAACGGCTCGCCTCTACTTCGATAACCTGTCGATGAATAATGCCAGCATCAATGCATCTGGCAATGCCGAAAACCTGATCATCTATGTCAGGGGCGATCTCTCTGTCGCCGGGCAGAACTATATTAATGGCATCCTCTATGTTGCCGGCACTGTGACTTTTACCGGCAATGCTTGGATAGATGGCGCCATCGCATCAGGGGGGAGCCTGAGTTTTGGCGGCAATGGTGGAGCGGATGTCGACCTGGGAGCTGTGGATGATGCCGACTTCGGCGGCATGTGTGATAAGGGCGGGGTGAGTGTTGATCATTACCGGCTCGAATTTACCTCGGATGCGCTGAGCTGCGCCGCCAAAGACATCCTGCTGCGTGCCTGTGTCAACGCCGACTGCTCGACCCAGGCGAGTGTCTCCTCGAGCGTCGAGTTAACCAAGAACGGCCTGAAATATGCCGATGTCGGCTTTACCGGCTCGGCTCAAACCCAGGTGTGGCACCCAGACGGCGGCAGCGTCCTCCTGGGACTTGGCACTACGGCACCATCCGCGCCCTATCGCTGTTATATCGACGGTGCTCTGGTGGCTAATGCCCAGTGCCTGCTCGACTTTGCCGATACGGGATTCTATTTCGATGTGCCCGACAGCACCGCCTGTAAGACGGGTAACAGCTTTAATTTGTTTGCTGTGACCAAGGATACTCAGACTCAGCAGTGTAAGCCCCTGTTTGCCAACCAGACCAAGACGATTAGCTTCGGCTTCGATTATCTGCGTCCGGCAACGGTAAACAATCCGGCCCAGCTTACCCTGAATAGCCTGTTATCGCCGAGTGACTCGATAGCGATCGATGGTGGCGGCACTCAGACAATGCAGGTGCATTTTAACGCTGAAGGAGTTGCCAGTCTGTCGGCCAACTACCCAGAGGCGGGCGTGGTGACGCTTAGCGCCGAACATAACCACACTGTTTCGCGTCCTGCCGGAGGCTCAGAGACGCTAGTGCTCACCCATAGCGATAGCTTTACCTCGGCGCCCGCCGGTTTTCATTTTGCCAATGTCAGTGCCAATGGGCGCTGTGATGCCAGTGATCCCTATGACACTGACTGTAAGGTACTGGCCGCGGCGGGTGAACCCTTTAGCATGCAGGTGACTGCGGCCTGTTGGCAGAGCGAAGACGATAAGGATTTCAGTGACAATAGCGCGCTGCAGAATTTCGAGCATGGCGGCCTGTCTGTGGTGTCACAGGTGGTGCAGCCCGATACCGGGGTAAACGGCGTGTTAGGCCGTGATAGTCTGGCGTTCTCACTGTCATCAGGCGCCAGTGCCCAGATCATCAATGATCAAAGCTGGAGCGAGGTGGGCACCATGCAGGTGACGCTTGGCAGCGATGTCAGCTTTGAGGGCGTGACCATCCCCGCCAGCCAGTCCAGCAGCGAGGTATTTGGCCGTTTCACACCAGCCTACCTAAGCATTACAGGCAATACCCCTGAGGCAGCCCAGAGCTGCGGCGCATTCACCTATCTGGATCAGTCCTTCGGCTTTAAAACGGGCGCTGAGCCAAACATTGAGGTGGCGGGATTAAATGCCCAAGATAAGGTTACCAGCAATTACCAGATCGGCGATTGGTGGCGTTACAAACACAGGGATGAGGCAGATCGCAATCAGTGGGCTGAGCGCAGCTATCAAGACAGCACAGGGCTAGCTGTGATTGGCGACAGTCAGGCGCCGGCACTCTCAGGCCAGGTCAATTATCGCGGCTCACCCAATGTCGCTGAGTTGATCGGCGCCCAGCCGAGTTACCGGCGCACCCAGACGCCACAGGAACCCTTCGATGCCAAGTTTGATCTGGTTTTGTCGGCGCTGGACGTCAGCGATGAAGATGGCATCTGTTATCGCGACAGCGCCTCGGCCCCTTGCCGCGGATTTACCTTTAGCGATATCGGCGACGGTAAGGCCTTCGAGCTGCGCTATGGTCGTCTGGTGCTGGAAAATGGCTATGGCCCTCAGTCGGAGAGCCTGCGGCTGCCGCTACGCAGCGAATATGTTTCAAGCGTGACTGCTGGCGTGCCCACCTGGACATTAAATGGCGATGATAATTGCTCGATTTTTAATACCCAGAACTCCTTAGATGCCGGCGAGACGGCAACCTCTGGCCTGTATCGCGTCCTACCTTCGGGCTTCCCCGACCTGCAGGCCTATAGCGATAGTGGATTGTCGCTGCGCAGTGGCGCTCTGGTGAATGGCGTGGGCAATCTCAATTTTGCCATCCCCAATCAGGCGGGCGAGGTGCCCCTCAAGCTGCATGTTGAACCTTGGCTCAAGGGCTATTGGAACTATCCGGGGAACGCTGCCGATACCTTGTTTGACCCGAGGGCCAATGCCTATTTTGGCACCTATCGCGGACACGATAAGATCATCTATTGGCGGGAAGTGAAATAG
- a CDS encoding MSHA biogenesis protein MshP, translating to MFPNRARQRGSALVIGIFIITVMFLMAAALVNIVSDADEGVNLEVLATRAFAAANSGADAALAQLFPLSGAVVGCSSVSASWTPPDVVGFHGCNVVLSCSQTTVATGSGSVTQYLIGSEATCAVGSCDGDACLRVNRKVEVEARE from the coding sequence ATGTTCCCTAATCGAGCCAGGCAGCGAGGCAGCGCCCTAGTGATAGGCATTTTCATCATAACCGTGATGTTTCTGATGGCGGCGGCGCTCGTCAATATCGTCAGCGATGCCGACGAGGGGGTAAACCTGGAGGTCTTGGCGACTCGCGCCTTCGCCGCGGCGAACAGCGGCGCCGATGCCGCCCTGGCGCAGCTGTTTCCCCTAAGCGGTGCTGTGGTCGGTTGTTCTAGCGTCTCTGCTAGTTGGACACCGCCGGATGTGGTGGGCTTTCATGGCTGTAATGTGGTGTTAAGCTGCAGTCAGACCACAGTGGCGACTGGGAGTGGCAGCGTGACCCAATATCTTATCGGCAGTGAGGCGACCTGCGCCGTGGGCAGCTGCGACGGCGATGCCTGTCTACGCGTCAATCGTAAGGTGGAGGTCGAGGCCCGTGAATAG
- a CDS encoding rod shape-determining protein: protein MFKKLRGIFSNDLSIDLGTANTLIYVREEGIVLNEPSVVAIRGERGSGGQKSVAAVGTEAKQMLGRTPGNIQAIRPMKDGVIADFYVTEKMLQHFIKQVHNNSVFRPSPRVLVCVPVGATQVERRAIRESAMGAGAREVYLIEEPMAAAIGAGLPVSEATGSMVVDIGGGTTEVAIISLNGVVYSSSVRIGGDKFDDAIINYVRRNYGSLIGEATAERIKHTIGTAYPGDEVLEIEVRGRNLAEGVPRSFTLNSNEILEALQEPLSGIVSAVMVALEQSPPELASDISERGMVLTGGGALLRDLDRLLMQETGIPVMVADDPLTCVARGGGKALEMIDMHGGDLFSDEN, encoded by the coding sequence ATGTTCAAGAAGCTGCGTGGCATTTTTTCTAACGATCTTTCGATCGATTTGGGTACGGCTAACACCTTAATTTACGTTCGCGAAGAGGGCATAGTGTTAAATGAGCCTTCAGTTGTTGCAATTCGGGGCGAACGCGGCAGCGGCGGCCAAAAATCGGTTGCCGCCGTGGGAACAGAAGCTAAGCAGATGCTGGGTCGTACGCCGGGCAACATTCAAGCCATTCGTCCAATGAAAGACGGTGTGATCGCCGACTTCTATGTGACCGAGAAGATGCTGCAGCACTTCATCAAACAGGTGCACAATAACAGCGTATTCCGTCCAAGCCCACGTGTCTTGGTGTGTGTGCCAGTGGGAGCCACTCAGGTTGAGCGTCGTGCGATTCGTGAATCGGCCATGGGCGCAGGTGCTCGCGAAGTTTATCTTATCGAAGAGCCAATGGCGGCCGCTATCGGTGCCGGTCTGCCTGTGTCGGAAGCAACAGGTTCTATGGTGGTGGATATCGGTGGTGGTACTACCGAGGTGGCCATCATCTCGCTAAACGGCGTGGTTTATTCCTCTTCTGTGCGTATCGGTGGCGATAAGTTTGACGATGCCATCATCAACTATGTGCGTCGTAACTATGGCAGCCTGATCGGTGAGGCTACGGCCGAGCGCATCAAGCACACCATAGGTACCGCCTATCCGGGTGACGAAGTGCTGGAGATCGAAGTGCGCGGTCGCAACTTGGCCGAAGGGGTACCACGTAGCTTTACCCTGAATAGCAACGAGATCTTAGAGGCGCTGCAAGAGCCGCTCTCTGGCATCGTTAGTGCCGTGATGGTGGCGCTGGAACAGTCTCCGCCAGAACTGGCTTCGGATATCTCCGAGCGCGGCATGGTACTGACAGGTGGTGGCGCGCTGCTGCGTGACCTCGACCGTCTGTTGATGCAAGAGACCGGCATCCCCGTGATGGTGGCCGACGATCCGCTGACCTGTGTGGCCCGTGGTGGTGGTAAGGCATTAGAGATGATCGACATGCATGGCGGCGATCTCTTCTCTGACGAAAACTAA
- a CDS encoding type II secretion system protein has protein sequence MDASRAILPRRASGFTLIELVVGMIVLGIALVMLTSMLFPQADRAAETLHRVRSAELAHSLLNEIWGKRYDQNSNPNGGVPACGAAARPDLGLPAGLPCTDEVNFGAGGLDRNAYRDVDDYHGLTHASKMLNSDRTYAQEYINYQLSVSVTYPGSDKNSKLVAINVTTPSGEVITYHALRSNY, from the coding sequence ATGGACGCTAGCAGAGCTATCTTACCAAGGCGCGCCTCAGGCTTTACCCTGATCGAATTGGTCGTGGGCATGATAGTGCTTGGTATCGCCCTGGTTATGCTCACCAGCATGCTGTTTCCCCAGGCGGATCGCGCCGCCGAAACCCTTCACCGGGTGCGCTCTGCCGAGCTGGCGCATTCCCTGCTCAACGAGATCTGGGGCAAACGTTACGATCAGAACAGCAATCCCAATGGCGGCGTGCCCGCCTGTGGCGCGGCGGCCAGGCCAGATCTTGGATTGCCAGCCGGGCTGCCCTGTACTGACGAGGTTAACTTTGGCGCGGGCGGACTTGATCGCAACGCCTATCGCGATGTGGATGACTATCATGGCCTGACCCATGCCAGCAAGATGCTCAACTCTGACCGCACCTATGCTCAGGAATATATTAACTACCAACTATCGGTCAGCGTCACCTATCCCGGCAGCGACAAGAACAGTAAGCTGGTGGCGATCAATGTGACCACACCCAGTGGCGAGGTGATCACCTATCATGCACTGCGGAGTAACTACTGA
- a CDS encoding Maf family protein, with the protein MQLVLASSSPRRRELLAQVGLGDPGFAFEALSADIDESHRAGESAEAFAVRLAIEKANAGLALWGQSDAVVLGSDTIVVLDGEILGKPKDEQDARQMLSALSGKRHSVMTAVAVTDGERTLSRLVETKVQFCGLTEQDILAYIATGEPMDKAGAYGIQGLGGCFVEAIDGSYSAVVGLPLVETRALLAEIKLLSA; encoded by the coding sequence ATGCAACTGGTATTAGCCTCTTCCTCTCCTCGTCGTCGCGAGCTGTTGGCTCAAGTGGGTCTTGGCGACCCCGGCTTTGCTTTCGAGGCGCTATCCGCCGACATCGACGAGAGCCATAGGGCAGGGGAAAGTGCCGAGGCGTTCGCGGTGCGTCTGGCGATCGAGAAGGCCAATGCCGGATTGGCGCTGTGGGGGCAATCGGATGCAGTGGTGCTGGGCTCAGATACTATAGTGGTATTGGATGGTGAAATCCTAGGTAAACCTAAGGATGAGCAGGACGCCAGGCAGATGCTTAGCGCGCTGTCGGGCAAGCGCCATAGCGTGATGACGGCGGTAGCGGTCACCGACGGTGAGCGAACCCTGTCTCGATTAGTTGAAACTAAAGTGCAATTTTGCGGCCTAACTGAACAAGATATCTTAGCCTATATCGCCACCGGCGAGCCCATGGATAAGGCCGGTGCCTATGGCATTCAGGGCTTAGGCGGCTGCTTCGTCGAGGCCATCGACGGCAGCTATTCGGCGGTGGTAGGACTACCCTTGGTGGAAACCCGCGCCCTGCTGGCCGAGATTAAGCTGTTATCCGCTTAG
- the mreD gene encoding rod shape-determining protein MreD, with the protein MSMHIPHGRWVVWLSFLLAMLFQIMPLPGLVEGWRPDWLLLVMIYWAMALPHRYNILSAWVLGVLLDILLGAHLGIRALSMSLVIYVVVLHFQRLRNFPMWQQALMVASLVCLHHLLVFWVQFVVNVASFDVSLFLPALSSLIIWPWVFWMLRRIRRIYKVR; encoded by the coding sequence ATGAGCATGCATATTCCCCACGGTCGTTGGGTGGTCTGGTTAAGCTTCCTGCTGGCCATGTTATTTCAGATCATGCCGCTGCCGGGCCTGGTCGAGGGCTGGCGTCCCGACTGGCTGCTGTTGGTGATGATCTACTGGGCGATGGCGCTGCCGCACCGCTACAACATCCTTTCGGCCTGGGTGCTGGGCGTCTTGCTGGATATCCTGCTGGGGGCCCACCTAGGCATTCGGGCGCTCTCCATGTCGCTGGTGATCTATGTGGTGGTACTGCATTTCCAGCGCCTGCGTAACTTCCCCATGTGGCAACAGGCTCTGATGGTGGCCAGCCTGGTGTGTCTGCATCATCTGCTGGTGTTCTGGGTACAGTTTGTGGTGAACGTGGCCAGCTTCGATGTCAGCCTGTTCCTGCCCGCCCTGTCGAGTCTGATCATCTGGCCTTGGGTATTTTGGATGCTGAGACGCATTCGACGTATTTATAAAGTGAGATAA